The Tepidibacter aestuarii genome contains a region encoding:
- the queA gene encoding tRNA preQ1(34) S-adenosylmethionine ribosyltransferase-isomerase QueA — MKTSDFKFDLPEELIAQVPLQKRDESRLMLLNKETGEIEHKIFKNIIDYLNEGDCLVLNNTRVLPARLIGEKLETKGKIEFLLLKRIELDTWQVLVKPGKRAKIGAKFSFGDKLIATVVDMAEEGSRIVKFEYDGVFEEILDELGNMPLPPYITEKLEDRERYQTVYSKHNGSAAAPTAGLHFTDELLQKIKDKGVEIAFVTLHVGLGTFRPVKVDNVLDHKMHSEFYMIDKEQANKINKCKQNGGRIIPVGTTSCRTLESIASEDGLLKEQSGWTEIFIYPGYEFKIVDALITNFHLPESTLIMLVAALTGKENILNAYKVAVDEKYRFFSFGDAMFVK; from the coding sequence TTACCAGAAGAGTTAATAGCTCAGGTTCCTCTTCAGAAAAGAGATGAATCAAGACTTATGCTATTAAATAAAGAAACAGGAGAAATAGAGCATAAGATTTTTAAGAATATAATAGATTATTTAAATGAGGGAGACTGCTTGGTACTAAATAATACAAGAGTTCTTCCTGCAAGGCTTATAGGAGAAAAACTAGAAACTAAGGGTAAAATTGAATTTTTACTTTTAAAGAGAATAGAATTAGATACATGGCAGGTTCTTGTAAAGCCAGGAAAAAGAGCAAAAATAGGTGCTAAATTTTCTTTTGGAGATAAGCTTATAGCTACAGTTGTAGATATGGCCGAAGAGGGATCTAGGATAGTTAAATTTGAATATGATGGAGTATTTGAAGAAATCTTAGATGAGCTTGGAAACATGCCTCTTCCACCTTATATAACAGAAAAACTAGAAGATAGAGAAAGATATCAAACTGTCTATTCAAAACATAATGGATCAGCAGCTGCACCTACAGCAGGACTTCATTTTACAGATGAACTACTACAAAAGATAAAAGATAAAGGTGTAGAAATAGCATTTGTAACTTTACACGTAGGTCTTGGAACGTTCAGACCTGTAAAGGTTGATAATGTTCTAGATCATAAAATGCACAGCGAATTTTATATGATAGATAAAGAACAAGCTAATAAAATAAACAAATGTAAGCAAAATGGAGGAAGAATAATACCTGTTGGAACTACTAGCTGTAGAACTCTTGAATCAATTGCAAGTGAAGATGGATTATTAAAAGAGCAAAGTGGATGGACAGAAATATTCATATACCCTGGATATGAATTTAAAATAGTAGATGCTCTTATAACTAATTTTCATCTTCCTGAATCAACTCTTATAATGCTTGTTGCTGCTTTAACAGGAAAAGAAAATATATTAAATGCATACAAAGTAGCTGTAGATGAAAAATACAGATTCTTTAGCTTTGGAGATGCGATGTTTGTAAAATAA